From a region of the Streptomyces venezuelae genome:
- a CDS encoding ATP-dependent DNA ligase, with protein MRVALAAAVRTLPRGAGLAYEPKFDGHRLVVLRSATDVTLQARSGRIVTSAFPDLAAAALLLPADTVLDGEVVVWHAGRTDFALVQRRAAATAARAAVLAQRLPASYAAFDVLELAGLDLRNRPYERRRALLVDLLLPLGPPLQPVPMTTDPELAATWYETLPASGIEGLVVKRLDQVYPSGRRGWRKLRHTDVRDAAVVGYTGSPRRPLALVLVLPVGDEIPLVSSPLSAALRAEVAAEVTARGAAAPPLATVTAIGLGEVPFRVLDPPLTAEVRYTSTRHPPPEVLRLRTDL; from the coding sequence ATCCGCGTCGCGCTGGCCGCCGCCGTACGCACCCTGCCGCGCGGTGCGGGACTGGCGTACGAGCCCAAGTTCGACGGCCACCGGCTCGTCGTCCTGCGCTCGGCGACCGACGTGACGCTCCAGGCACGCTCCGGCCGGATCGTGACCAGCGCCTTTCCCGACCTGGCGGCGGCCGCGCTGCTGCTGCCCGCCGACACGGTCCTCGACGGCGAAGTGGTGGTCTGGCACGCGGGGCGCACGGACTTCGCCCTGGTGCAGCGCCGCGCGGCGGCCACCGCCGCCCGGGCCGCCGTGCTCGCGCAGCGCCTGCCCGCCTCGTACGCGGCCTTCGACGTCCTCGAACTGGCCGGGCTCGACCTGCGCAACCGCCCGTACGAGCGCCGCCGGGCCCTCCTCGTCGACCTGCTGCTGCCGTTGGGGCCGCCGCTCCAGCCCGTGCCGATGACGACCGACCCGGAACTGGCCGCCACCTGGTACGAGACCCTGCCGGCCAGCGGGATCGAGGGCCTCGTCGTGAAACGGCTGGACCAGGTCTATCCGTCCGGCCGGCGCGGCTGGCGGAAACTGCGGCACACCGACGTCCGGGACGCGGCCGTGGTCGGCTACACCGGCTCCCCGCGCCGGCCGCTCGCCCTGGTGCTCGTCCTGCCGGTCGGGGACGAGATCCCGCTGGTGTCGAGCCCGCTGAGCGCCGCCCTGCGTGCGGAGGTGGCGGCCGAAGTGACCGCCCGCGGGGCGGCGGCGCCGCCCCTGGCCACGGTCACGGCGATCGGGCTCGGCGAGGTCCCGTTCCGGGTGCTCGACCCACCGCTCACGGCGGAGGTGCGGTACACCTCGACCCGGCATCCGCCGCCGGAGGTGCTGCGGCTGCGGACGGACCTCTGA
- a CDS encoding DUF6479 family protein, with product MDTTLSVDATLADIAWFLVVGILVAGFLLGGFLLGKKVRAKEPPPPTAESQPHLPEGGAVYEVREERDSVEIPEGGLRPHEMQGYGNFGSTTSTHPDEVRAERESGYKLPEGPGPHPQPGAPPDAGRGAHA from the coding sequence ATGGACACGACCCTGAGCGTGGACGCGACCCTCGCCGACATCGCCTGGTTCCTGGTGGTCGGCATCCTCGTCGCCGGCTTCCTGCTGGGCGGCTTCCTGCTGGGCAAGAAGGTACGGGCGAAGGAGCCACCCCCGCCCACCGCCGAGAGCCAGCCACATCTGCCGGAGGGCGGAGCGGTCTACGAGGTCCGCGAGGAGCGGGATTCCGTGGAGATCCCCGAGGGTGGTCTGCGTCCGCACGAGATGCAGGGCTACGGGAACTTCGGCTCCACCACCTCCACCCACCCGGACGAGGTCCGGGCGGAACGGGAGTCCGGCTACAAGCTGCCGGAGGGTCCGGGACCGCATCCGCAGCCGGGGGCCCCGCCGGACGCCGGGCGCGGCGCACACGCCTGA
- the ligD gene encoding non-homologous end-joining DNA ligase gives MTPITLVEGRRIALSNLDKVLYPETGFTKGEVLHYYATVAEPLLAHIHDRPVSFLRYPDGPDGQLFFTKNPPPGTPDWVRTTPVPRSEDLSAAQVVVADLATLMWSANLVVEFHTPQWTAGHPALADRMVLDLDPGPPATVVECCAAALWLRERLAADGLHAYAKTSGSKGMHLAVPLEPTPSERVSAYAKQLAQEAEREHPDLVVHRMAKALRPGKVFVDHSQNAAAKTTAAPYTLRARARPTVSAPVSWAEVETCRTAAGLVFLAGDIAPRLARDGDLFGPLTDPGQAGRLP, from the coding sequence ATGACGCCGATCACATTGGTGGAGGGCCGTCGCATCGCGCTCAGCAATCTCGACAAGGTCCTCTACCCGGAGACCGGCTTCACCAAGGGCGAGGTGCTCCACTACTACGCCACCGTCGCGGAGCCGCTGCTCGCCCACATCCACGACCGGCCGGTGTCCTTCCTGCGCTACCCCGACGGGCCGGACGGGCAGCTCTTTTTCACCAAGAACCCGCCGCCCGGCACGCCCGACTGGGTGAGGACCACCCCCGTGCCCCGCTCCGAGGACCTCTCCGCCGCCCAGGTGGTCGTCGCCGACCTGGCCACCCTCATGTGGTCCGCCAACCTCGTCGTGGAGTTCCACACCCCCCAGTGGACCGCCGGCCATCCGGCCCTCGCCGACCGCATGGTCCTCGACCTCGACCCCGGCCCGCCCGCCACCGTCGTCGAGTGCTGCGCCGCCGCGCTCTGGCTGCGCGAGCGGCTCGCCGCCGACGGCCTGCACGCCTACGCCAAGACCTCGGGCTCCAAGGGCATGCACCTGGCCGTCCCGCTGGAGCCGACCCCGTCCGAGCGGGTGTCCGCATACGCGAAGCAGCTCGCCCAGGAGGCCGAGCGCGAGCACCCCGACCTGGTCGTCCACCGCATGGCCAAGGCGCTGCGCCCCGGCAAGGTCTTCGTCGACCACAGCCAGAACGCCGCCGCCAAGACCACCGCCGCCCCCTACACCCTGCGGGCGCGGGCCCGGCCCACGGTGTCCGCGCCCGTGTCCTGGGCCGAGGTCGAGACCTGCCGGACCGCAGCCGGGCTCGTCTTCCTCGCCGGCGACATCGCGCCGAGGCTCGCCCGTGACGGGGACCTCTTCGGCCCGCTGACCGACCCCGGGCAGGCGGGGCGGCTGCCGTGA
- a CDS encoding Ku protein gives MRSIWNGAISFGLVSIPIKLVNATESHSISFRQIHVNDGGRVRYRKVCELDGEEVPSAEIGKGYEEADGSIVPITDEDLAQLPLATAKTIEIMSFVPAEEIDPLQMDAAYYLAANGATAAKPYTLLREALKRSRKVAIAKYALRGRERLGMLRVVDDVIAMHGLLWPDEIRAPEGVAPEAEVTVRDAELDLADALMATLGEVEMASLHDDYREAVEALIVAKSGGAFEPTEAVVEPAGGQVIDLMAALEKSVRAAKASRGEAGEAEAEAEVTPIRRKAGTGTGGRTGAAAPKAVGGKKSTAASARKAAASAESKKKTTTGKSTAGKSSSKSTAKTATTKKTAAAAKKTATPRKRTSA, from the coding sequence GTGCGATCCATTTGGAACGGGGCGATCTCCTTCGGCCTGGTCAGCATCCCGATCAAGCTCGTGAACGCCACCGAGAGCCACTCGATCTCCTTCCGCCAGATCCATGTGAACGACGGCGGGCGCGTCCGCTACCGCAAGGTGTGCGAGCTGGACGGGGAGGAGGTGCCGAGCGCCGAGATCGGCAAGGGGTACGAGGAGGCCGACGGGTCGATCGTCCCGATCACCGACGAGGACCTGGCGCAGCTGCCTCTGGCGACCGCGAAGACGATCGAGATCATGTCGTTCGTGCCGGCGGAGGAGATCGATCCGCTGCAGATGGACGCGGCGTACTACCTCGCGGCGAACGGGGCGACGGCGGCGAAGCCGTACACGCTGCTCCGGGAGGCCCTCAAGCGGAGCCGGAAGGTCGCCATCGCCAAGTACGCGCTGCGGGGGCGGGAGCGGCTGGGCATGCTGCGGGTCGTCGACGACGTGATCGCGATGCACGGGCTGTTGTGGCCGGACGAGATCCGGGCACCGGAGGGGGTGGCGCCGGAGGCCGAGGTGACCGTACGGGACGCCGAACTCGACCTGGCGGACGCGCTGATGGCGACGCTGGGGGAGGTGGAGATGGCCTCGCTGCACGACGACTACCGGGAGGCGGTGGAGGCGCTGATCGTGGCGAAGTCGGGAGGGGCGTTCGAGCCGACGGAGGCCGTGGTGGAACCGGCCGGCGGACAGGTGATCGACCTGATGGCGGCGCTGGAGAAGAGCGTGCGGGCCGCGAAGGCTTCCCGGGGGGAGGCGGGAGAGGCCGAGGCCGAGGCCGAGGTGACTCCGATCCGGCGGAAGGCGGGTACCGGTACGGGCGGGCGCACGGGCGCGGCCGCGCCGAAGGCGGTCGGCGGGAAGAAGTCGACGGCGGCTTCGGCCAGGAAGGCGGCGGCGTCGGCCGAGAGCAAGAAGAAGACGACCACCGGCAAGTCGACGGCGGGCAAGTCGAGTTCGAAGAGCACGGCGAAGACGGCGACCACGAAGAAGACCGCCGCGGCAGCGAAGAAGACGGCGACACCACGCAAACGAACCTCCGCCTGA
- a CDS encoding plasmid stabilization protein, with amino-acid sequence MPRGSSPKRERQYEHIKEGLEQRGEPEKKAKEIAARTVNKERARAGESRTASRESVEDISSSRRGGLHSHSGAQGPTYEQLYAEARRRNVHGRSDMNKTQLKRALGM; translated from the coding sequence ATGCCCCGCGGATCTTCCCCGAAGCGCGAACGACAGTACGAACACATCAAGGAGGGCCTGGAACAGCGCGGAGAGCCCGAGAAGAAGGCGAAGGAGATCGCCGCCCGGACGGTGAACAAGGAACGGGCCCGGGCCGGTGAGTCCCGGACCGCGAGCAGGGAATCCGTCGAGGACATCTCCTCGTCCCGCCGCGGGGGCCTGCACTCCCACTCGGGCGCGCAGGGACCCACCTACGAACAGCTCTACGCCGAGGCGCGGCGCCGCAACGTCCACGGCCGCTCGGACATGAACAAGACCCAGCTGAAGCGGGCCCTCGGCATGTGA